In one Anas platyrhynchos isolate ZD024472 breed Pekin duck chromosome 8, IASCAAS_PekinDuck_T2T, whole genome shotgun sequence genomic region, the following are encoded:
- the ZNF644 gene encoding zinc finger protein 644 isoform X1, which translates to MDDLEINTEVTGAKEEEEILCGDNFISEEEGGIPKSQESDTSFQKNNTLTLPGELSRDLSEKALSGGQTSLFIHTGAPTVSSENFILSRGTAVNGPVSHSTSTKTSIMNKGSVSLTTGQPVGHHTDSCSTLTVVQDLQLPAKSTTQKSNQHQVLFLLPDVAHAKNVTHSIKNLPTSASIGCDSQKSVGNSVDSTLVGQVEVCEDDKNLLVKDDCVDTLTGISSGTGGFRSTCDPSWDPQKEFIQFLMTNEETIEKSPIHCKVGLEKKRKRKMDVSKITRYTEDCFGDTGYIPSKSKLLSVDFLEQNEELQMVEPQQYSLNKVKPESTDEELEAVDAIQQLIYSPTGSCAEDASPVHTSTFLSNTLKNKCEQNDSESPSTFSTDEPSFYPCTKCNVNFREKKHLHRHMMYHLDGNSHFRHLNVPRPYACRECGRTFRDRNSLLKHMIIHQERRQKLMEEIRELKELQDEGRSARLQCPQCVFGTNCPKTFVQHAKTHEKDKRYYCCEECNFMAVTENELECHRGIAHGAVVKCSIIGSDMSQRKSQKKASMKDPYLGSSKKSATYMCKMCPFTTSARSILKKHMEYLHPTSCIDPFRSHLRLEKRKGSIIEESLDFGSRTKQLMKQSSTFPKNSVLKQDVKRSFGSTSQSSNFTKLHKRPYRIQKARKSVSQSSKLNSAEKKDSYETEDESSWDNVELCDYTTHSVEDESYSDINQEHVSLFPIFKGKIEDHEAVDKSSLSYEQNDGFYFEYYEDAEGSNFLRELHDPQNLENVGSALPKHNSVFHWTDLSLEKKSCPYCPATFETGVGLSNHVRGHLHRAGLSYEARHVVSPEQIATSDKMQHFKRTGTGTPVKRVRKAIEKSETSSEHTCQLCGGWFDTKIGLSNHVRGHLKRLGKTKWDAHKSPICVLNEMMQNEEKYEKILKALNSRRIIPRPFVAQKFASNDDFLSQNVIPLEAYHNGLKTEDTSVSASEEEGLSFLNECDETKAVLHDEKKNQSLTLIELLKNKRLGEERNPDISPQKIHNQTARKRFVQKCVLPLNEDSPLMYQPQKMDLTMQSGMPVKLRTCVHCNTTFTSAVSLSNHLRAYARKKSAGLLTGTALDCKQKKSRSRSGSKKKMLPLPHSADEVYILRCRFCGLVFRGPLSVQEDWIKHLQRHIVNANLPRTGAGMVEVTSLLKKPASITETSFSLLMAEAAS; encoded by the exons ATGGATGACTTAGAGATAAATACTGAAGTCACTGGTgctaaagaagaagaagaaattctgTGTGGTGATAATTTCATATCTGAGGAAGAAGGTGGCATTCCTAAATCACAAGAGAGTGACACGTCATTTCAGAAGAACAATACACTGACTCTGCCTGGGGAGCTATCAAGGGACTTATCTGAAAAAGCCTTAAGTGGAGGCCAGACTTCTCTATTTATACACACTGGTGCTCCTACTGTTTCTAGTGAAAACTTTATCTTGTCTAGAGGAACTGCTGTTAATGGACCAGTTTCACACTCCACCTCAACTAAGACTTCCATTATGAATAAAGGCAGTGTTTCATTAACCACTGGACAGCCTGTAGGTCATCATACAGATTCCTGCTCAACTTTGACAGTGGTTCAAGACCTTCAGCTGCCTGCAAAGAGTACAACACAAAAATCAAATCAGCaccaagttttatttttgttacctGATGTAGCGCATGCTAAGAACGTGACTCATTCCATTAAAAATCTACCTACCTCTGCTTCAATTGGTTGTGATTCACAGAAATCAGTAGGTAATAGTGTAGATAGCACTTTAGTAGGCCAAGTAGAAGTTTGTGAGGATGATAAAAATTTACTGGTAAAAGATGATTGTGTTGATACATTAACAGGCATTTCCTCAGGTACAGGTGGTTTCAGATCGACATGTGATCCCAGCTGGGATCCACAGAAAGAGTTTATACAGTTTCTTATGACAAATGAAGAAACAATAGAGAAGTCTCCAATTCACTGTAAAGTAggtttagaaaaaaagagaaaaagaaaaatggacgTTAGTAAAATAACACGCTatactgaagactgttttggtGATACAGGTTATATTCCTAGTAAATCAAAACTGCTAAGTGTTGACTTCTTAGAACAGAATGAAGAGCTACAAATGGTAGAACCACAACAATATTCATTGAATAAAGTAAAGCCTGAATCCACGGATGAAGAGCTGGAAGCTGTTGATGCTATCCAACAACTCATTTATAGTCCCACTGGTAGCTGTGCAGAAGATGCTTCTCCTGTTCACACTAGCACTTTTCTTtccaatactttaaaaaataaatgtgaacaGAATGATTCTGAATCACCATCTACTTTCAGTACCGATGAACCATCATTTTATCCCTGTACAAAGTGCAATGTGAAttttagggagaaaaaacatCTGCATAGGCATATGATGTACCATTTAGATGGGAACAGCCATTTCCGACATCTCAATGTCCCGCGGCCCTATGCATGTAGGGAATGTGGAAGGACATTTCGAGATCGTAATTCACTTCTTAAACATATGATAATTCACCAGGAAAGAAGGCAGAAACTGATGGAAGAAATCCGTGAGCTTAAAGAACTTCAGGATGAGGGTAGGAGTGCACGGTTACAGTGTCCCCAATGTGTATTTGGTACTAATTGTCCCAAAACATTTGTGCAGCATGCAAAGACCcatgaaaaagataaaagatactATTGCTGTGAGGAATGCAATTTCATGGCTGTGACAGAAAATGAACTTGAATGCCATCGAGGGATTGCTCATGGAGCAGTAGTCAAATGTTCCATTATTGGTAGTGACATGTCCCAGaggaaatcacagaaaaagGCATCCATGAAAGATCCATATTTAGGATCCTCAAAGAAGTCAGCAACATACATGTGTAAGATGTGTCCATTTACAACTTCGGCtagaagcattttaaaaaaacacatggaATACCTGCATCCAACATCTTGCATCGATCCCTTTCGTAGCCATCTTAGACTAGAAAAGAGGAAAGGCAGCATTATAGAAGAATCTTTAGATTTTGGTAGCAGGACAAAACAGTTGATGAAACAATCTTCTACATTTCCAAAGAACTCAGTTTTAAAACAGGATGTAAAAAGATCTTTTGGCTCTACTTCACAGTCCAGTAACTTCACCAAACTTCACAAGAGACCCTACAGGATACAGAAGGCCCGGAAAAGCGTTTCACAGTCATCT aaacttaactctgctgaaaaaaaagacagctatGAAACGGAGGATGAAAGTTCATGGGATAATGTTGAACTATGTGATTACACTACACACTCTGTGGAGGATGAATCTTACAGTGATATTAATCAGGAACATGTAAGCCTATTCCCTATATTCAAAGGTAAAATAGAAGATCATGAAGCTGTTGATAAATCTTCGCTTAGTTACGAGCAGAATGATggcttttattttgaatattatGAAGATGCTGAGGGTAGTAACTTCCTCCGTGAGCTGCATGATCCTCAGAATTTAGAAAATGTAGGATCAGCATTGCCAAAACATAATTCAGTTTTCCATTGGACTGATTTGTCGCTTGAAAAGAAGTCCTGCCCATACTGCCCAGCAACCTTTGAAACAGGTGTTGGATTGTCCAATCATGTCAGAGGGCATCTTCACAGAGCTGGATTGAGCTATGAAGCCCGTCATGTTGTTTCACCAGAACAGATAGCAACGAGTGacaaaatgcaacattttaaaagaactggAACAGGAACTCCTGTTAAGCGTGTTAGAAAAg caATTGAGAAATCTGAAACTTCCTCTGAGCATACGTGTCAGCTCTGTGGAGGCTGGTTTGATACTAAAATTGGATTATCAAATCATGTGCGCGGACACCTGAAGAGGCTTGGCAAAACCAAGTGGGATGCTCACAAGTCTCCGATCTGTGTTCTGAATGAGATGATGCAAAACGAAGAGAAGTATGAAAAAATTCTAAAGGCTTTGAATAGTCGCCGCATTATTCCCAGACCGTTTGTTGCTCAGAAATTTGCATCAAATGATGACTTCTTATCTCAGAATGTTATACCTCTTGAAGCATACCATAATGGCCTAAAGACTGAAGATACATCTGTGTCTGCATCGGAGGAAGAAGGGCTGAGTTTCCTAAATGAATGTGATGAAACAAAAGCAGTACtacatgatgaaaaaaaaaatcagtcacttACACTGATagaacttctgaaaaataaaaggttaggagaagaaaggaatcCTGATATTTCTCCTCAAAAGATTCATAATCAAACTGCGAGAAAGAGGTTTGTTCAGAAATGTGTTCTTCCATTAAATGAAGACAGTCCATTGATGTATCAGCCACAAAAAATGGACTTGACTATGCAGTCAG GTATGCCTGTGAAGCTTAGAACGTGTGTGCATTGCAATACGACGTTTACAAGTGCTGTTAGCCTGTCCAACCACTTACGCGCTTATGCACGAAAGAAGAGTGCTGGACTTTTGACTGGGACAG CTTTAGACTGTAAGCAAAAGAAGTCAAGGTCAAGATctggaagcaagaaaaaaatgctgccatTACCTCATAGTGCTGATGAAGTTTACATACTCAGATGCAG GTTTTGTGGTCTGGTCTTTCGAGGACCTTTGTCTGTTCAAGAAGACTGGATAAAGCACTTGCAGCGACACATTGTCAACGCAAATCTTCCACGGACTGGAGCTGGCATGGTTGAAGTCACATCACTACTTAAAAAACCTGCTTCAATTACtgaaacttcattttctttactgATGGCAGAAGCAGCATCATAG
- the ZNF644 gene encoding zinc finger protein 644 isoform X4, protein MDDLEINTEVTGAKEEEEILCGDNFISEEEGGIPKSQESDTSFQKNNTLTLPGELSRDLSEKALSGGQTSLFIHTGAPTVSSENFILSRGTAVNGPVSHSTSTKTSIMNKGSVSLTTGQPVGHHTDSCSTLTVVQDLQLPAKSTTQKSNQHQVLFLLPDVAHAKNVTHSIKNLPTSASIGCDSQKSVGNSVDSTLVGQVEVCEDDKNLLVKDDCVDTLTGISSGTGGFRSTCDPSWDPQKEFIQFLMTNEETIEKSPIHCKVGLEKKRKRKMDVSKITRYTEDCFGDTGYIPSKSKLLSVDFLEQNEELQMVEPQQYSLNKVKPESTDEELEAVDAIQQLIYSPTGSCAEDASPVHTSTFLSNTLKNKCEQNDSESPSTFSTDEPSFYPCTKCNVNFREKKHLHRHMMYHLDGNSHFRHLNVPRPYACRECGRTFRDRNSLLKHMIIHQERRQKLMEEIRELKELQDEGRSARLQCPQCVFGTNCPKTFVQHAKTHEKDKRYYCCEECNFMAVTENELECHRGIAHGAVVKCSIIGSDMSQRKSQKKASMKDPYLGSSKKSATYMCKMCPFTTSARSILKKHMEYLHPTSCIDPFRSHLRLEKRKGSIIEESLDFGSRTKQLMKQSSTFPKNSVLKQDVKRSFGSTSQSSNFTKLHKRPYRIQKARKSVSQSSKLNSAEKKDSYETEDESSWDNVELCDYTTHSVEDESYSDINQEHVSLFPIFKGKIEDHEAVDKSSLSYEQNDGFYFEYYEDAEGSNFLRELHDPQNLENVGSALPKHNSVFHWTDLSLEKKSCPYCPATFETGVGLSNHVRGHLHRAGLSYEARHVVSPEQIATSDKMQHFKRTGTGTPVKRVRKALDCKQKKSRSRSGSKKKMLPLPHSADEVYILRCRFCGLVFRGPLSVQEDWIKHLQRHIVNANLPRTGAGMVEVTSLLKKPASITETSFSLLMAEAAS, encoded by the exons ATGGATGACTTAGAGATAAATACTGAAGTCACTGGTgctaaagaagaagaagaaattctgTGTGGTGATAATTTCATATCTGAGGAAGAAGGTGGCATTCCTAAATCACAAGAGAGTGACACGTCATTTCAGAAGAACAATACACTGACTCTGCCTGGGGAGCTATCAAGGGACTTATCTGAAAAAGCCTTAAGTGGAGGCCAGACTTCTCTATTTATACACACTGGTGCTCCTACTGTTTCTAGTGAAAACTTTATCTTGTCTAGAGGAACTGCTGTTAATGGACCAGTTTCACACTCCACCTCAACTAAGACTTCCATTATGAATAAAGGCAGTGTTTCATTAACCACTGGACAGCCTGTAGGTCATCATACAGATTCCTGCTCAACTTTGACAGTGGTTCAAGACCTTCAGCTGCCTGCAAAGAGTACAACACAAAAATCAAATCAGCaccaagttttatttttgttacctGATGTAGCGCATGCTAAGAACGTGACTCATTCCATTAAAAATCTACCTACCTCTGCTTCAATTGGTTGTGATTCACAGAAATCAGTAGGTAATAGTGTAGATAGCACTTTAGTAGGCCAAGTAGAAGTTTGTGAGGATGATAAAAATTTACTGGTAAAAGATGATTGTGTTGATACATTAACAGGCATTTCCTCAGGTACAGGTGGTTTCAGATCGACATGTGATCCCAGCTGGGATCCACAGAAAGAGTTTATACAGTTTCTTATGACAAATGAAGAAACAATAGAGAAGTCTCCAATTCACTGTAAAGTAggtttagaaaaaaagagaaaaagaaaaatggacgTTAGTAAAATAACACGCTatactgaagactgttttggtGATACAGGTTATATTCCTAGTAAATCAAAACTGCTAAGTGTTGACTTCTTAGAACAGAATGAAGAGCTACAAATGGTAGAACCACAACAATATTCATTGAATAAAGTAAAGCCTGAATCCACGGATGAAGAGCTGGAAGCTGTTGATGCTATCCAACAACTCATTTATAGTCCCACTGGTAGCTGTGCAGAAGATGCTTCTCCTGTTCACACTAGCACTTTTCTTtccaatactttaaaaaataaatgtgaacaGAATGATTCTGAATCACCATCTACTTTCAGTACCGATGAACCATCATTTTATCCCTGTACAAAGTGCAATGTGAAttttagggagaaaaaacatCTGCATAGGCATATGATGTACCATTTAGATGGGAACAGCCATTTCCGACATCTCAATGTCCCGCGGCCCTATGCATGTAGGGAATGTGGAAGGACATTTCGAGATCGTAATTCACTTCTTAAACATATGATAATTCACCAGGAAAGAAGGCAGAAACTGATGGAAGAAATCCGTGAGCTTAAAGAACTTCAGGATGAGGGTAGGAGTGCACGGTTACAGTGTCCCCAATGTGTATTTGGTACTAATTGTCCCAAAACATTTGTGCAGCATGCAAAGACCcatgaaaaagataaaagatactATTGCTGTGAGGAATGCAATTTCATGGCTGTGACAGAAAATGAACTTGAATGCCATCGAGGGATTGCTCATGGAGCAGTAGTCAAATGTTCCATTATTGGTAGTGACATGTCCCAGaggaaatcacagaaaaagGCATCCATGAAAGATCCATATTTAGGATCCTCAAAGAAGTCAGCAACATACATGTGTAAGATGTGTCCATTTACAACTTCGGCtagaagcattttaaaaaaacacatggaATACCTGCATCCAACATCTTGCATCGATCCCTTTCGTAGCCATCTTAGACTAGAAAAGAGGAAAGGCAGCATTATAGAAGAATCTTTAGATTTTGGTAGCAGGACAAAACAGTTGATGAAACAATCTTCTACATTTCCAAAGAACTCAGTTTTAAAACAGGATGTAAAAAGATCTTTTGGCTCTACTTCACAGTCCAGTAACTTCACCAAACTTCACAAGAGACCCTACAGGATACAGAAGGCCCGGAAAAGCGTTTCACAGTCATCT aaacttaactctgctgaaaaaaaagacagctatGAAACGGAGGATGAAAGTTCATGGGATAATGTTGAACTATGTGATTACACTACACACTCTGTGGAGGATGAATCTTACAGTGATATTAATCAGGAACATGTAAGCCTATTCCCTATATTCAAAGGTAAAATAGAAGATCATGAAGCTGTTGATAAATCTTCGCTTAGTTACGAGCAGAATGATggcttttattttgaatattatGAAGATGCTGAGGGTAGTAACTTCCTCCGTGAGCTGCATGATCCTCAGAATTTAGAAAATGTAGGATCAGCATTGCCAAAACATAATTCAGTTTTCCATTGGACTGATTTGTCGCTTGAAAAGAAGTCCTGCCCATACTGCCCAGCAACCTTTGAAACAGGTGTTGGATTGTCCAATCATGTCAGAGGGCATCTTCACAGAGCTGGATTGAGCTATGAAGCCCGTCATGTTGTTTCACCAGAACAGATAGCAACGAGTGacaaaatgcaacattttaaaagaactggAACAGGAACTCCTGTTAAGCGTGTTAGAAAAg CTTTAGACTGTAAGCAAAAGAAGTCAAGGTCAAGATctggaagcaagaaaaaaatgctgccatTACCTCATAGTGCTGATGAAGTTTACATACTCAGATGCAG GTTTTGTGGTCTGGTCTTTCGAGGACCTTTGTCTGTTCAAGAAGACTGGATAAAGCACTTGCAGCGACACATTGTCAACGCAAATCTTCCACGGACTGGAGCTGGCATGGTTGAAGTCACATCACTACTTAAAAAACCTGCTTCAATTACtgaaacttcattttctttactgATGGCAGAAGCAGCATCATAG
- the ZNF644 gene encoding zinc finger protein 644 isoform X2 — protein sequence MDDLEINTEVTGAKEEEEILCGDNFISEEEGGIPKSQESDTSFQKNNTLTLPGELSRDLSEKALSGGQTSLFIHTGAPTVSSENFILSRGTAVNGPVSHSTSTKTSIMNKGSVSLTTGQPVGHHTDSCSTLTVVQDLQLPAKSTTQKSNQHQVLFLLPDVAHAKNVTHSIKNLPTSASIGCDSQKSVGNSVDSTLVGQVEVCEDDKNLLVKDDCVDTLTGISSGTGGFRSTCDPSWDPQKEFIQFLMTNEETIEKSPIHCKVGLEKKRKRKMDVSKITRYTEDCFGDTGYIPSKSKLLSVDFLEQNEELQMVEPQQYSLNKVKPESTDEELEAVDAIQQLIYSPTGSCAEDASPVHTSTFLSNTLKNKCEQNDSESPSTFSTDEPSFYPCTKCNVNFREKKHLHRHMMYHLDGNSHFRHLNVPRPYACRECGRTFRDRNSLLKHMIIHQERRQKLMEEIRELKELQDEGRSARLQCPQCVFGTNCPKTFVQHAKTHEKDKRYYCCEECNFMAVTENELECHRGIAHGAVVKCSIIGSDMSQRKSQKKASMKDPYLGSSKKSATYMCKMCPFTTSARSILKKHMEYLHPTSCIDPFRSHLRLEKRKGSIIEESLDFGSRTKQLMKQSSTFPKNSVLKQDVKRSFGSTSQSSNFTKLHKRPYRIQKARKSVSQSSKLNSAEKKDSYETEDESSWDNVELCDYTTHSVEDESYSDINQEHVSLFPIFKGKIEDHEAVDKSSLSYEQNDGFYFEYYEDAEGSNFLRELHDPQNLENVGSALPKHNSVFHWTDLSLEKKSCPYCPATFETGVGLSNHVRGHLHRAGLSYEARHVVSPEQIATSDKMQHFKRTGTGTPVKRVRKAIEKSETSSEHTCQLCGGWFDTKIGLSNHVRGHLKRLGKTKWDAHKSPICVLNEMMQNEEKYEKILKALNSRRIIPRPFVAQKFASNDDFLSQNVIPLEAYHNGLKTEDTSVSASEEEGLSFLNECDETKAVLHDEKKNQSLTLIELLKNKRLGEERNPDISPQKIHNQTARKRFVQKCVLPLNEDSPLMYQPQKMDLTMQSALDCKQKKSRSRSGSKKKMLPLPHSADEVYILRCRFCGLVFRGPLSVQEDWIKHLQRHIVNANLPRTGAGMVEVTSLLKKPASITETSFSLLMAEAAS from the exons ATGGATGACTTAGAGATAAATACTGAAGTCACTGGTgctaaagaagaagaagaaattctgTGTGGTGATAATTTCATATCTGAGGAAGAAGGTGGCATTCCTAAATCACAAGAGAGTGACACGTCATTTCAGAAGAACAATACACTGACTCTGCCTGGGGAGCTATCAAGGGACTTATCTGAAAAAGCCTTAAGTGGAGGCCAGACTTCTCTATTTATACACACTGGTGCTCCTACTGTTTCTAGTGAAAACTTTATCTTGTCTAGAGGAACTGCTGTTAATGGACCAGTTTCACACTCCACCTCAACTAAGACTTCCATTATGAATAAAGGCAGTGTTTCATTAACCACTGGACAGCCTGTAGGTCATCATACAGATTCCTGCTCAACTTTGACAGTGGTTCAAGACCTTCAGCTGCCTGCAAAGAGTACAACACAAAAATCAAATCAGCaccaagttttatttttgttacctGATGTAGCGCATGCTAAGAACGTGACTCATTCCATTAAAAATCTACCTACCTCTGCTTCAATTGGTTGTGATTCACAGAAATCAGTAGGTAATAGTGTAGATAGCACTTTAGTAGGCCAAGTAGAAGTTTGTGAGGATGATAAAAATTTACTGGTAAAAGATGATTGTGTTGATACATTAACAGGCATTTCCTCAGGTACAGGTGGTTTCAGATCGACATGTGATCCCAGCTGGGATCCACAGAAAGAGTTTATACAGTTTCTTATGACAAATGAAGAAACAATAGAGAAGTCTCCAATTCACTGTAAAGTAggtttagaaaaaaagagaaaaagaaaaatggacgTTAGTAAAATAACACGCTatactgaagactgttttggtGATACAGGTTATATTCCTAGTAAATCAAAACTGCTAAGTGTTGACTTCTTAGAACAGAATGAAGAGCTACAAATGGTAGAACCACAACAATATTCATTGAATAAAGTAAAGCCTGAATCCACGGATGAAGAGCTGGAAGCTGTTGATGCTATCCAACAACTCATTTATAGTCCCACTGGTAGCTGTGCAGAAGATGCTTCTCCTGTTCACACTAGCACTTTTCTTtccaatactttaaaaaataaatgtgaacaGAATGATTCTGAATCACCATCTACTTTCAGTACCGATGAACCATCATTTTATCCCTGTACAAAGTGCAATGTGAAttttagggagaaaaaacatCTGCATAGGCATATGATGTACCATTTAGATGGGAACAGCCATTTCCGACATCTCAATGTCCCGCGGCCCTATGCATGTAGGGAATGTGGAAGGACATTTCGAGATCGTAATTCACTTCTTAAACATATGATAATTCACCAGGAAAGAAGGCAGAAACTGATGGAAGAAATCCGTGAGCTTAAAGAACTTCAGGATGAGGGTAGGAGTGCACGGTTACAGTGTCCCCAATGTGTATTTGGTACTAATTGTCCCAAAACATTTGTGCAGCATGCAAAGACCcatgaaaaagataaaagatactATTGCTGTGAGGAATGCAATTTCATGGCTGTGACAGAAAATGAACTTGAATGCCATCGAGGGATTGCTCATGGAGCAGTAGTCAAATGTTCCATTATTGGTAGTGACATGTCCCAGaggaaatcacagaaaaagGCATCCATGAAAGATCCATATTTAGGATCCTCAAAGAAGTCAGCAACATACATGTGTAAGATGTGTCCATTTACAACTTCGGCtagaagcattttaaaaaaacacatggaATACCTGCATCCAACATCTTGCATCGATCCCTTTCGTAGCCATCTTAGACTAGAAAAGAGGAAAGGCAGCATTATAGAAGAATCTTTAGATTTTGGTAGCAGGACAAAACAGTTGATGAAACAATCTTCTACATTTCCAAAGAACTCAGTTTTAAAACAGGATGTAAAAAGATCTTTTGGCTCTACTTCACAGTCCAGTAACTTCACCAAACTTCACAAGAGACCCTACAGGATACAGAAGGCCCGGAAAAGCGTTTCACAGTCATCT aaacttaactctgctgaaaaaaaagacagctatGAAACGGAGGATGAAAGTTCATGGGATAATGTTGAACTATGTGATTACACTACACACTCTGTGGAGGATGAATCTTACAGTGATATTAATCAGGAACATGTAAGCCTATTCCCTATATTCAAAGGTAAAATAGAAGATCATGAAGCTGTTGATAAATCTTCGCTTAGTTACGAGCAGAATGATggcttttattttgaatattatGAAGATGCTGAGGGTAGTAACTTCCTCCGTGAGCTGCATGATCCTCAGAATTTAGAAAATGTAGGATCAGCATTGCCAAAACATAATTCAGTTTTCCATTGGACTGATTTGTCGCTTGAAAAGAAGTCCTGCCCATACTGCCCAGCAACCTTTGAAACAGGTGTTGGATTGTCCAATCATGTCAGAGGGCATCTTCACAGAGCTGGATTGAGCTATGAAGCCCGTCATGTTGTTTCACCAGAACAGATAGCAACGAGTGacaaaatgcaacattttaaaagaactggAACAGGAACTCCTGTTAAGCGTGTTAGAAAAg caATTGAGAAATCTGAAACTTCCTCTGAGCATACGTGTCAGCTCTGTGGAGGCTGGTTTGATACTAAAATTGGATTATCAAATCATGTGCGCGGACACCTGAAGAGGCTTGGCAAAACCAAGTGGGATGCTCACAAGTCTCCGATCTGTGTTCTGAATGAGATGATGCAAAACGAAGAGAAGTATGAAAAAATTCTAAAGGCTTTGAATAGTCGCCGCATTATTCCCAGACCGTTTGTTGCTCAGAAATTTGCATCAAATGATGACTTCTTATCTCAGAATGTTATACCTCTTGAAGCATACCATAATGGCCTAAAGACTGAAGATACATCTGTGTCTGCATCGGAGGAAGAAGGGCTGAGTTTCCTAAATGAATGTGATGAAACAAAAGCAGTACtacatgatgaaaaaaaaaatcagtcacttACACTGATagaacttctgaaaaataaaaggttaggagaagaaaggaatcCTGATATTTCTCCTCAAAAGATTCATAATCAAACTGCGAGAAAGAGGTTTGTTCAGAAATGTGTTCTTCCATTAAATGAAGACAGTCCATTGATGTATCAGCCACAAAAAATGGACTTGACTATGCAGTCAG CTTTAGACTGTAAGCAAAAGAAGTCAAGGTCAAGATctggaagcaagaaaaaaatgctgccatTACCTCATAGTGCTGATGAAGTTTACATACTCAGATGCAG GTTTTGTGGTCTGGTCTTTCGAGGACCTTTGTCTGTTCAAGAAGACTGGATAAAGCACTTGCAGCGACACATTGTCAACGCAAATCTTCCACGGACTGGAGCTGGCATGGTTGAAGTCACATCACTACTTAAAAAACCTGCTTCAATTACtgaaacttcattttctttactgATGGCAGAAGCAGCATCATAG